Proteins from a genomic interval of Methanofollis formosanus:
- a CDS encoding response regulator — MSEIKPAVLIVDDTGLAKQIGEMLLSLGYRVTGTAATPAGAFRQVVEGAPDLVLMNIDLRTTFDGIDTADFIFHCLHTPVVFLATHAGLDPLGRARKAEPIGYVVWPSTEASFGAAIEDAYHTFLLDNPDHEEKRTAFLSMMARDDAYLLTGKDGGIIFMNWFACRLTGWGYEEAFLRPLPAVLVMKGRSSPPVRFGRMTLLNDIHAAALLDRPSVVRVNARDGRNRTARLWVDLIADRDGNEVGHLVRLKEILGMAT, encoded by the coding sequence GTGTCTGAAATAAAGCCCGCTGTCCTGATCGTCGACGATACCGGTCTTGCTAAACAGATCGGTGAGATGCTTCTCAGCCTCGGCTACCGCGTGACCGGGACGGCCGCCACTCCGGCTGGGGCCTTCAGGCAGGTGGTGGAAGGGGCTCCCGACCTGGTGTTGATGAACATCGACCTCAGGACGACCTTCGACGGGATCGATACTGCAGATTTTATCTTTCACTGCCTGCACACCCCGGTGGTCTTCCTGGCGACACACGCCGGTCTCGACCCCCTGGGACGGGCCAGGAAAGCGGAGCCCATCGGGTATGTCGTCTGGCCCTCCACGGAAGCGTCCTTCGGCGCTGCGATCGAAGACGCGTACCACACCTTCCTGCTGGACAACCCTGATCACGAGGAGAAGCGCACCGCCTTCCTCTCGATGATGGCCCGCGACGACGCCTATCTCCTCACCGGCAAGGACGGCGGGATCATCTTCATGAACTGGTTTGCCTGCCGCCTCACCGGGTGGGGATATGAGGAGGCCTTTCTCAGACCCCTGCCTGCCGTGCTGGTGATGAAAGGGCGGTCGTCCCCGCCGGTCAGGTTCGGCAGGATGACGCTTCTCAACGATATCCATGCCGCTGCCCTCCTCGACCGGCCCTCGGTGGTCCGGGTCAACGCACGGGACGGGAGGAACAGGACCGCGAGACTCTGGGTGGACCTCATCGCCGACCGGGACGGGAACGAGGTCGGGCACCTGGTCAGGCTGAAGGAGATCCTTGGGATGGCAACATGA
- a CDS encoding DUF1786 domain-containing protein — MVDRRVLAIDVGRGTQDVLLYDPDEPVENSVKLVLPSPTVVVGKAVRAAAKSGRPIHLEGACMGGGGSVLAVREALAAGVRVTATPEAALTVHDDPARVAAFGVEVADEAPEGAVTVRTGDYMAHELQTALSLFGVSYPERVAIAVQDHGFSPKISNRVFRFSVFRRLLEEGNWDLFALAPDPPYPAMSRMQAVLSAAPGALVTDTGAVAAIGALLDPWVREQADGDGVTLVNVGNGHTLAFTLQGTEVLGLFEHHTSSLGPARLAHFLGKLQGGTLTNEEVFEDGGHGAAVREAIGETPIAVTGPNRARLLPDAYQAAPFGDMMLTGCFGLLEVWRRRRGGI, encoded by the coding sequence ATGGTTGACAGGAGGGTCCTTGCCATCGATGTCGGGCGGGGGACACAGGACGTCCTTCTGTACGATCCCGACGAACCGGTCGAGAACTCGGTCAAACTGGTCCTCCCATCACCGACGGTCGTCGTCGGCAAAGCCGTCCGTGCGGCCGCCAAGTCCGGCCGCCCCATCCATCTGGAGGGTGCGTGCATGGGCGGGGGCGGGAGCGTGCTCGCGGTGCGGGAGGCCCTGGCCGCAGGCGTCAGGGTGACGGCCACGCCCGAGGCCGCCCTGACGGTCCACGACGACCCGGCACGGGTGGCGGCCTTCGGAGTCGAAGTCGCCGACGAGGCGCCGGAAGGCGCGGTCACGGTGCGGACCGGGGACTATATGGCGCACGAACTCCAGACCGCCCTCTCGCTCTTCGGCGTCTCCTATCCCGAACGGGTGGCGATCGCCGTCCAGGACCACGGGTTCTCCCCGAAGATCTCGAACCGGGTCTTCCGTTTCTCGGTCTTCCGGAGACTCCTGGAAGAAGGGAACTGGGACCTCTTCGCCCTGGCCCCCGACCCGCCGTACCCGGCGATGAGCAGGATGCAGGCCGTCCTCTCGGCGGCGCCCGGCGCCCTGGTCACCGACACTGGGGCGGTGGCGGCGATCGGCGCTCTCCTCGACCCCTGGGTCAGGGAGCAGGCCGACGGCGACGGCGTGACTCTGGTCAATGTCGGCAACGGTCACACGCTCGCCTTCACCCTGCAGGGCACCGAGGTGCTGGGGCTCTTCGAGCACCACACCTCCTCCCTCGGCCCCGCACGGCTCGCCCATTTCCTCGGGAAACTGCAGGGCGGCACCCTCACCAACGAGGAGGTCTTCGAGGACGGCGGGCACGGCGCCGCCGTGAGGGAAGCGATTGGCGAGACGCCGATCGCGGTCACCGGCCCGAACCGCGCCCGTCTCCTGCCCGACGCCTATCAGGCGGCGCCCTTCGGGGACATGATGCTTACCGGGTGCTTCGGCCTGCTCGAGGTATGGCGGCGACGCCGGGGCGGGATCTGA
- the nrdD gene encoding anaerobic ribonucleoside-triphosphate reductase, translating to MDRQSKQATLDGVFVPPLPKVRSTEGHIFEWDRAKIVAQIENETRLVEHFYGYAPATKEQADEIAKAVEERIRKLGLRFLSGALIREIVNMVFLERGMVEYRNVCTRVGTPVYDAHLIDVGRGFEAHDNANLQENAETSHKKKADKISKEQYLLQLPPDLADRHLAGDLHIHDLEYFGTRPFCQDWDLRYFFYYGLMPDGNGTKASVAGPARRAEVAVLHAVKALGSAQTNFAGGQGYYNFLTFMAPYFEGMEYGEMRQLMQMFVYEMTQMMVARGGQLVFSSVQLSPGVPTLWREKPCVFKGKVWDGRQAPLRTYGEFEREVRLLFKAMMEVMLEGDYWGKPFSFPKPEISIEPDFMEEDEAFNRTHPDLPSYQDLYLLTFELASKFGTPYYDNQLPPYRGAGKGISCYQCCAYQFSSTYEKDDHFEEKLYFKDGSHFSMGSWEVVSVNCPRAAFKAEGEDERLFAELRALMDVAVEVFKVKRRWMETIRTNGRMPFAMQRPKDPQTGERGAVAVDLESLVYTIGVVGVNEMVQYHTGHQIHESKAAFKMAVRAMTEMELYARTLSEKNGMTIALARTPAETTGQRFAVADMLDDQFREAALGVMQGDAETAVADCGTTRDLPVYYTNGTHVSPGADVPLTKRMEVEHVFFPIVDGGNIFHIWLGEARPDPRGLYDMAMNLCKKTQIGYFAFTRDLTVSLKRFKEYHGDPQVRGKLEA from the coding sequence GTGGACCGGCAGAGCAAACAGGCGACGCTTGACGGTGTCTTCGTCCCGCCCCTCCCGAAGGTCCGCTCCACCGAGGGGCACATCTTCGAGTGGGACCGCGCCAAGATCGTCGCCCAGATCGAGAACGAGACCAGGCTTGTCGAACATTTCTACGGCTATGCACCGGCGACGAAAGAGCAGGCCGATGAGATCGCCAAGGCGGTCGAGGAGCGGATCCGCAAACTGGGCCTGCGTTTCCTTTCAGGTGCCTTGATCCGCGAGATCGTCAATATGGTCTTCCTGGAGAGGGGGATGGTGGAGTACAGGAACGTCTGCACCAGGGTCGGCACCCCGGTCTACGACGCCCACCTCATCGACGTCGGCCGGGGCTTCGAGGCCCACGACAACGCCAACCTCCAGGAGAACGCCGAGACCTCGCATAAGAAGAAGGCCGACAAGATCTCCAAGGAGCAGTACCTCCTCCAGCTCCCACCCGACCTCGCCGACCGCCACCTGGCCGGCGACCTCCATATCCATGACCTGGAATACTTTGGTACGCGCCCGTTCTGCCAGGACTGGGATCTCCGCTACTTCTTCTACTACGGGCTGATGCCCGACGGCAACGGCACCAAGGCCTCGGTCGCCGGGCCGGCCAGACGCGCCGAGGTCGCGGTCCTCCATGCGGTCAAGGCCCTCGGGAGCGCCCAGACCAACTTCGCCGGCGGGCAGGGCTACTACAACTTCCTCACCTTCATGGCCCCGTACTTCGAGGGAATGGAATACGGTGAGATGAGGCAGTTGATGCAGATGTTCGTCTACGAGATGACCCAGATGATGGTCGCCCGCGGCGGACAGCTCGTCTTCTCCTCGGTCCAGCTCTCGCCTGGCGTCCCGACGCTCTGGCGGGAGAAGCCCTGCGTCTTCAAGGGCAAGGTCTGGGACGGTCGACAGGCGCCTCTCCGGACCTACGGCGAGTTCGAGCGCGAGGTCCGTCTCCTCTTCAAGGCGATGATGGAGGTGATGCTGGAGGGCGACTACTGGGGGAAACCCTTCTCCTTCCCGAAGCCCGAGATCTCCATCGAACCCGACTTCATGGAGGAGGACGAGGCGTTCAACCGTACGCACCCCGACCTTCCGTCCTACCAGGACCTCTATCTCCTCACCTTCGAACTGGCCTCCAAGTTCGGGACACCCTACTACGACAACCAGCTCCCGCCGTACCGCGGCGCGGGGAAAGGGATCTCGTGCTACCAGTGCTGCGCCTACCAGTTCTCCTCCACCTACGAGAAGGACGACCACTTCGAGGAGAAACTCTACTTCAAGGACGGTTCGCACTTCTCGATGGGCTCCTGGGAGGTCGTCTCGGTCAACTGCCCGCGTGCCGCCTTCAAGGCCGAAGGCGAGGACGAACGGCTCTTCGCCGAACTCCGCGCCCTGATGGACGTGGCCGTCGAGGTCTTCAAGGTCAAACGCCGGTGGATGGAGACGATCAGGACGAACGGCCGGATGCCCTTTGCGATGCAGCGGCCGAAAGACCCGCAGACCGGCGAGCGCGGCGCGGTGGCTGTCGACCTCGAAAGCCTGGTCTACACCATCGGGGTCGTGGGGGTGAACGAGATGGTCCAGTACCACACCGGTCACCAGATCCACGAGTCGAAGGCGGCCTTCAAGATGGCGGTGCGGGCGATGACCGAAATGGAACTCTATGCCCGGACGCTCTCCGAGAAGAACGGGATGACCATCGCCCTGGCGCGGACGCCGGCCGAGACGACCGGGCAGCGCTTTGCGGTCGCGGACATGCTCGACGACCAGTTCAGGGAGGCGGCGCTCGGCGTGATGCAGGGCGACGCGGAGACGGCGGTCGCCGACTGCGGGACGACGCGGGACCTCCCGGTCTACTACACCAACGGCACCCATGTCTCGCCCGGGGCCGATGTCCCGCTCACCAAACGGATGGAGGTGGAGCACGTCTTCTTCCCGATCGTCGACGGCGGCAACATCTTCCATATCTGGCTCGGCGAGGCGCGGCCCGACCCGCGGGGGCTGTACGACATGGCGATGAACCTCTGCAAAAAGACGCAGATCGGCTACTTTGCCTTTACCCGCGACCTGACCGTCTCCCTGAAACGGTTCAAGGAATACCACGGCGATCCGCAGGTCAGGGGAAAGCTGGAGGCGTGA
- a CDS encoding glutaredoxin family protein, which translates to MAECPQFTVYTLEFCPNCDLLKAYLTEKGYPYEEQDLSSAESLTEMRVNGVFVNEAPVLRIGDDFYTSSDLFEDGHVRGELVDGLASGE; encoded by the coding sequence ATGGCTGAATGTCCGCAATTTACTGTTTATACCCTTGAATTCTGTCCGAACTGCGACCTCCTCAAGGCATATCTCACCGAGAAGGGCTATCCCTATGAGGAGCAGGACCTTTCATCTGCCGAGTCACTGACCGAAATGCGAGTGAACGGCGTCTTTGTCAACGAAGCCCCGGTACTCCGGATCGGGGACGACTTTTACACCTCCTCAGACCTCTTCGAGGACGGACATGTGCGCGGCGAACTCGTCGACGGTCTTGCCTCGGGTGAGTGA
- the thpR gene encoding RNA 2',3'-cyclic phosphodiesterase: protein MVAYHAGMVRAFVAIELSEEVKEGLRDAQEHLEGCSARLKMVDPALAHITLKFLGEVESERIEQVEEALRGVRGASYTLTVGGVEGSNRRRPRVVWCTVSDGGETARLAGAVENALEPLGFEREKRRFTPHITLARVREFDPSLLEAIEDLAGAQPGSCKVRAVALKKSTLTRTGPIYETLMEVPLSEE, encoded by the coding sequence ATGGTGGCATATCATGCTGGTATGGTCCGGGCCTTTGTCGCAATAGAACTCTCTGAAGAGGTGAAAGAGGGGCTGCGGGACGCACAGGAGCACCTCGAAGGCTGCAGCGCGCGGCTGAAGATGGTGGACCCGGCGCTGGCGCATATCACTCTCAAATTCCTCGGTGAGGTCGAATCTGAGCGGATCGAGCAGGTGGAGGAGGCGCTGCGCGGGGTGCGGGGCGCGTCCTACACCCTCACGGTCGGCGGGGTCGAGGGGAGCAACCGGCGCCGCCCGCGGGTCGTCTGGTGCACGGTGTCGGACGGCGGCGAAACGGCCCGTCTGGCCGGGGCGGTGGAGAACGCCCTTGAACCGCTCGGCTTCGAGCGGGAGAAACGGCGGTTCACCCCGCATATCACGCTGGCGCGGGTGCGTGAGTTCGATCCCTCGCTCCTTGAGGCGATCGAAGACCTTGCCGGGGCCCAACCGGGATCGTGCAAGGTGCGGGCGGTCGCCCTCAAGAAGAGCACCCTGACCAGGACCGGCCCCATTTACGAGACCCTGATGGAGGTGCCCCTGAGTGAAGAGTGA
- the cca gene encoding CCA tRNA nucleotidyltransferase: MKSEVEEAVLGRIRPRPPEQQEVLGVAEEIIGAVNLSGRAEAMLVGSVARGTWVRGDRDLDIFMLYDPALPREALEEEGLGLARDVAKRFGTDWREKYAEHPYINATIRGMDVDLVPCYRVASGAEIRSAVDRTPFHTRYIRERIAPFVEDVLLLKQFTKAGGVYGSDQMTEGFAGYLCELLVLHYRGFTPLVEAAARWRPGLFIDLEGHAAKSFDDPMVVIDPVDPKRNVAASVSISKMFAFVELCRGYLAAPSENFFFPPPVAPFTLEEFGVEVARRGTHLFAVSFETPPFIPDVVVPQLRRSLEGMRALLERSGFVVNRAEEAMGEERCLLLFELFSREMPAVVRHIGPPVWSRSNAEKFAGKWRECERFAGPYIEDGRYIVEVERKYTHAADLLASPEVLGVGLGKHVKKAMEKEWVVLEGLECWSPEFAGFLTTFLQKETPLTRVLRARTE; the protein is encoded by the coding sequence GTGAAGAGTGAGGTCGAGGAGGCGGTGCTCGGGCGGATCAGGCCCCGTCCGCCCGAACAACAGGAAGTCCTCGGGGTGGCCGAGGAGATCATCGGGGCGGTGAATCTCTCCGGCCGGGCCGAGGCGATGCTCGTCGGGTCGGTGGCACGCGGCACCTGGGTGCGGGGCGACCGCGACCTGGACATCTTCATGCTCTACGACCCGGCGCTCCCGCGCGAGGCGCTGGAGGAGGAGGGGCTCGGGCTTGCCAGGGACGTTGCCAAGCGGTTCGGGACCGACTGGCGGGAGAAGTACGCCGAGCACCCGTACATCAATGCGACGATCCGCGGGATGGACGTCGACCTGGTCCCCTGCTACCGGGTGGCGAGCGGGGCCGAGATCAGGAGCGCGGTCGATAGAACGCCGTTTCACACCCGGTATATCAGGGAGCGGATCGCACCCTTCGTCGAGGACGTTCTGCTCCTGAAACAGTTTACGAAGGCCGGCGGGGTGTACGGTTCCGACCAGATGACCGAGGGGTTTGCCGGGTATCTCTGCGAACTGCTGGTCCTCCACTACCGGGGGTTCACGCCGCTGGTCGAGGCCGCGGCCCGATGGCGGCCCGGCCTTTTCATCGACCTCGAAGGGCATGCGGCCAAGTCCTTCGACGACCCGATGGTGGTCATCGATCCCGTGGACCCGAAGCGGAATGTGGCGGCCTCGGTCTCCATCTCCAAGATGTTCGCCTTCGTCGAACTCTGCCGGGGGTACCTGGCGGCGCCGTCCGAGAACTTCTTTTTCCCGCCGCCGGTGGCGCCCTTCACCCTGGAGGAGTTCGGGGTCGAGGTCGCCCGCCGCGGGACGCACCTCTTTGCGGTCTCGTTCGAGACGCCGCCGTTCATCCCCGACGTCGTCGTCCCGCAGCTCCGCCGGAGCCTGGAAGGGATGCGGGCCCTCCTCGAACGTTCGGGGTTCGTGGTGAACCGTGCCGAGGAGGCGATGGGGGAGGAGCGGTGTCTGCTCCTCTTCGAACTCTTCAGCCGGGAGATGCCGGCGGTCGTCCGGCATATCGGCCCGCCGGTCTGGAGCCGGTCGAATGCCGAAAAGTTCGCGGGCAAGTGGCGCGAGTGCGAGCGGTTCGCGGGGCCGTACATCGAGGACGGCCGATACATCGTCGAGGTGGAACGGAAGTACACGCATGCCGCCGACCTCCTGGCCTCGCCCGAGGTGCTCGGCGTGGGCCTGGGCAAGCATGTGAAGAAGGCGATGGAGAAGGAGTGGGTGGTGCTCGAGGGCCTGGAGTGCTGGAGCCCTGAGTTCGCCGGGTTCCTTACAACGTTTCTGCAGAAGGAGACGCCCCTGACAAGGGTGTTGCGGGCGCGGACAGAGTGA
- a CDS encoding P-II family nitrogen regulator, with amino-acid sequence MKKIEAIIRPTKFEDVKVALEEIGMVSMTVSEVKGRGQQKGVRQQWRGAEYLVDFFPKTRIELVVPDERVDVVVDVIAKAARTGQIGDGKIFVLPVERVIRVRTGEEGEEAV; translated from the coding sequence ATGAAAAAGATCGAGGCAATCATCAGGCCGACAAAGTTCGAGGACGTGAAAGTCGCCCTTGAAGAGATCGGGATGGTCTCCATGACCGTCTCTGAGGTGAAGGGTCGAGGACAGCAGAAAGGTGTCAGGCAGCAGTGGCGCGGCGCCGAGTACCTCGTCGACTTCTTCCCCAAGACCAGGATCGAACTGGTCGTCCCTGACGAACGGGTCGATGTGGTCGTCGACGTCATTGCGAAGGCGGCCAGGACCGGGCAGATCGGCGACGGCAAGATCTTTGTCCTGCCTGTGGAGCGTGTCATCCGCGTCCGGACCGGCGAGGAGGGAGAGGAGGCGGTCTAA
- a CDS encoding ammonium transporter, translating into MHTGHRLLPLLVFACLGFFAAPVAAADPGGAATLEENPGAVLDFIWILICGFMVMFMQAGFSMVETGFTRAKNAANIMMKNLMDFSVGALSYWAVGFAIMYGTMEGLNWLFGWSGFFLTGDAYDVTTIQSWFFQMVFAATAATIVSGSVSERCKFSTYVVASAAITAVIYPIYGHWLWGGGWLADLGALDFAGSGVVHALGGWLALAAAFLLGPRIGKYAKDGTPRAIPGHSVTLGILGVFVLWFGWYGFNCGSTLAADTLRISVIAANTTLAAAASLVTAMLITWAWHGKPDVSMSGNAAIAGLVAITAGCAWVSPPVSVLIGIVAGALVILGVWFLDWKLHIDDPVGAISVHGINGAWGLLALGLFADGTYGGVTGLLYGNMGFFVVQAISVAVNFVWAFGTGLLLFGLLKMVVGIRVSAAEELQGLDIGEHGMSAYPNFVPTEPATEVER; encoded by the coding sequence ATGCATACAGGACACAGACTCTTGCCATTGCTGGTCTTCGCCTGCCTGGGCTTCTTTGCCGCGCCCGTCGCGGCGGCAGACCCGGGCGGTGCGGCGACCCTTGAAGAAAACCCTGGTGCGGTACTGGACTTCATCTGGATCCTGATCTGCGGCTTCATGGTGATGTTCATGCAGGCCGGGTTCTCCATGGTCGAGACCGGGTTTACCCGGGCAAAGAACGCGGCCAACATCATGATGAAGAACCTGATGGACTTCTCGGTCGGCGCCCTCTCGTACTGGGCGGTCGGGTTCGCCATCATGTACGGCACGATGGAGGGTCTGAACTGGCTCTTCGGCTGGTCGGGTTTCTTCCTGACTGGAGACGCCTATGATGTCACGACCATCCAGTCCTGGTTCTTCCAGATGGTCTTTGCGGCGACCGCCGCCACCATCGTCTCGGGCTCGGTCTCGGAGAGGTGCAAGTTCTCGACCTACGTCGTCGCCAGCGCCGCGATCACTGCGGTGATCTATCCCATCTACGGCCACTGGCTCTGGGGCGGCGGGTGGCTTGCCGACCTCGGCGCCCTCGACTTCGCGGGTTCCGGCGTGGTCCACGCTCTGGGCGGATGGCTTGCCCTGGCCGCGGCCTTCCTGCTCGGCCCACGCATCGGGAAGTATGCGAAAGACGGCACGCCCCGGGCGATCCCCGGCCACTCGGTGACCCTGGGAATCCTCGGGGTCTTCGTGCTCTGGTTCGGGTGGTACGGCTTCAACTGCGGCTCGACGCTTGCTGCGGACACTCTCAGGATCTCGGTCATTGCAGCAAACACCACGCTGGCCGCGGCGGCGTCCCTCGTGACCGCGATGCTGATCACCTGGGCCTGGCACGGCAAACCCGATGTCTCGATGTCGGGCAACGCGGCGATCGCCGGACTTGTCGCCATCACCGCCGGGTGCGCCTGGGTCAGTCCTCCGGTCTCGGTGCTCATCGGCATCGTCGCCGGTGCCCTTGTCATCCTGGGCGTCTGGTTCCTGGACTGGAAACTTCACATCGACGATCCCGTCGGTGCGATCTCGGTCCACGGCATCAACGGCGCCTGGGGTCTCCTGGCTCTCGGCCTCTTTGCCGACGGCACCTACGGTGGCGTGACCGGTCTCCTGTACGGCAACATGGGGTTCTTCGTTGTGCAGGCGATATCGGTCGCGGTCAACTTCGTCTGGGCCTTCGGCACCGGCCTGCTCCTCTTCGGCCTCCTGAAGATGGTCGTGGGGATACGGGTCTCCGCCGCCGAGGAACTCCAGGGGCTCGACATCGGTGAGCACGGGATGTCGGCCTACCCGAACTTCGTGCCTACCGAACCTGCAACAGAGGTGGAGCGATGA
- a CDS encoding zinc ribbon domain-containing protein yields MEEYEDPFCQSCGMPMRNPGDHGTEEDGSPSEDYCVHCYQQGSFVDPDITMEEMAEFCAKTMADMNIMPHDGARDLMYALLPTLKRWKT; encoded by the coding sequence ATGGAAGAGTACGAAGACCCATTCTGCCAGAGCTGCGGAATGCCAATGAGAAATCCCGGCGATCACGGCACAGAAGAGGACGGATCCCCCTCCGAAGACTACTGTGTCCACTGCTACCAGCAAGGATCGTTTGTCGACCCGGACATCACGATGGAGGAGATGGCCGAGTTCTGTGCAAAGACGATGGCAGACATGAACATTATGCCCCACGATGGAGCAAGAGACCTGATGTACGCCCTTTTGCCCACCCTCAAACGCTGGAAGACCTGA